TACCGCTTTTTGCACGACGCTTGACTGCAAACAATATCGATCCGGTAGCAATCATTGCGGTGCCGATCAGGCCCAGAACGAAATACAGCCACTTCATCGTCCAGCCACCAAAGGTGACCAGATGCAGTGCACTGATGACGGGATAGGTATCGCTCGCCAGATTGCGTGACAGGGGATTTGCAGGTGGCTGCAGCACCTGGCCGCTGACGGCATCGAAGGTCACAGCACGCGCGGCGTTGACCAGGCGGCGCGTCGCCGCGGTCTCCGGTTTGCCTTCCGTGAAGCGTATCGTGGCCGGCGCACCCTCAGGTCGCTGCACCACCACACCCACAACAGGCTCCGTCAGCAGGGACTGGGCCTGCTGCACAAGGCTGACAAGGCCCACAGCTGCAATGGCAGGCGCATTTGAAGGCGTATTCGCCTTGGGTCTGGCGCTCAACTCGGACTCATAGCGGCTGTAGGCCGAACGGTCCTGCCCGTACAGCGAATGCAGCGGCCAGGGCATATAGCTGGTGTAGAAATGCGCGAGTCCCGTGTAGACGATCATGAACAGAAACGGCAGCGTGAGCACGGCCGATGCATTGTGTGCATCCAGCCAGGAGCGTTGCCCCTTGCCCGGCCGGAAGGTGAAGAAGTCCTGAAAGATGCGCCGATGAACGATCACGCCCGAGACCAGCGCCACCATCATGCACATCGATACCAGTCCCACCACCCAGAAGCCCGCGATGCCGCCCTGCAGAGAATAGTGAAAGGACATGAAATGCCGGCCGCCTTCAGTATCGCGCGTAGCGGGTTCGGGCAAGGCTTCGCCCGTCCGTGCATGCAGGCTGGCCTGCACTTTACCGCCCTGGGAACGCGCAAATACCTGGACGCCCTCGCCGCTCTGCAGCGGCAGGCCGATGCGCCAGATACCGGCATCCGGCGCCGTCTTGCTCAGGTGCTGTTCGGCCAGCCGCAAGGCCTGCAGACGCTCGTCCAGAGAAAGCGGCTGCTGACCGCTGCCTTCCAGTGGCCCTCCCTGCATCCATAGCGTGATGGGCTCACGGAACACGCTGATCGAGCCCGTCAGAAAAATGGCGCAAAGCAGCCAGCCGCACACCAGGCCGCACCAGGTGTGCAGCCATGACATGGTCTGGCGAAGTCCGGGCTGAGATGCTGGCTTGCCGCTCATGTCAGCCAACTCAGAATGCGCCACGCAAGGTCAGCAGGACGCTGCGCGGCTCGCCATACCAGTTGCCGCTGCCCGAGGTCCCAACCGTCTTGTAGTAAGTCTTGTCAAACAGATTGTGCACATTGAGTGCTGCCGACCAGTTGCGATTGATGCGGTATTGCACGCTGGCGCCCCAGACGGCGTAGCCGGCCTGAGTGAAGCGGAAAGGAACGGCATTGCCATCGTATTGACCCGATGCCGGGTTATAGCTGTTGGCCGTGCCGCTGACATAGGTGGCGCTTTGCCGCGTCACGCCACCGCCCAACGTCCATGGCGAGAGCTGGCCCTGCAACTGATACGTGCTCCACAGCTTGAACAGGTGCTTGGGTGTGATGGAGCTATAGACCAGCTGCGACGGGTCGGTCTTGTTGCGATTGTGGTTATAGGTATAGCCGGCAAACAGCTGCCAGCCTTGCGCCAGCTGACCGGTCACTTCCATGTCCACACCCTGGCTGATGATCTTGCCCTGCGCGACATAGCAACAGCTCAGACCCAGATTCCCTACATCCGTTTCCGGATAACGCGGATCACGCACCGCCTGCCCCTTGCGCTCGATACGGTACAAGGCCAGCGCAGTGTTGAGCTTGCCATCGGCGAGCTCCCCCTTCATGCCCAGCTCGAAGCTGCGGCCCTTGATCGGGTCCAGCGCAGCCCCCGGTGCCGGCCCGGCCAGCATATTGGCCTGCGACTTGTGGATCTCGGTCACGCTGCCATAGGCCGTCCACTGGTTTCCCAGGTCATACACTAGGCCCGCATAGGGGGTGAAGATGCCGCTTTCGCTGTAGTACTCGCGACCGCTGGCCCGAACACTGCCATCGGCGTTGTAGTTGATGTATGGCGTGTCGTAGGAGTAGCTGGCATAACGTCCCCCGACAATGGCGGTGAGCTGATCCGTCAGGCTCAGGTTGGCACGACCATAAAAGCCTTTTTGCGTGGCACCATAGCCGGGATAGCTGCGCGTCATGCGTTCGCGTACCGCAGGGGGTATTGCGCCGGGATCGAACTCATAGACATTGGTCAGAGACAGCGGCGTATCCATCTCGGAGTAATAGGTGTCCTGATCGTCACGGACCTTGCTCCAGTCCGCGCCGAGCAGCAAGCGGTGCTTGCGCCCGAACAACGAAAACGGGCCGCTGGCATGCACATCCAGGCTTTTTTTCTCCGAACGAAAGTCGTTGGAAAAGCCGGTCCAGTTGGCACCCAGACCTGTTGCAGGATCAACGGCTCCGCTAAGGCTTGCAAGCCGTGCATCGCTGTCCACCTTCTGATAATTGACTTGAGCCTTGAGCTTCCAGTCCCCCGCCAGTTGCTGGTCGAGCTGCGCGAAAACCTCCTTGGCGCTCTTGTCGTAGTGGCTCCAGCCCGCCATCAGCGCGGTTTTTCGGGACAGCTTCAGATCGTCGCCATTGGCGGCACGCGGCAGGCCTTCACGCCAGGGGGTGGCCTTGAGCTTGTCGTAACTGGCTCCCAGGCTCACACGCGTGGAGCTTGTCACATCGGCCTCCAGAATGCCGTAGAGCAAGCTGTTTTGCGAATCCGCTCCGCTATAGAAGAAGTTCTTGTCCGAATGCGCGAGCACGGCACGACCATGCAGGCTCCCTGCTTCATTCAATGGACCCGCAACATCCAGCTCGGCCTGCTTGCGACTCCAGCTGCCGACGCCCACCGAGCCCAGAATCTGCTTTTGCGCCGTGGGACGCTTGCGCACCAAATTGATGGCACCGCCAGGCTCCCCGTTGCCGCTGAACAGGCCGTTGGCGCCGCGCACAACCTGCACGCTGTCATACATGGCCAGATTGGGGTCGAACAGTTGCTGGCTGAAAGCGTCCACGCTGGCTCCATCGATCTGCACATTGCTGATCTCGAAGCCGCGCGATAGAAACTTGGTGGCCGCACCGCCCAGCCCTCCAGCACCGCCATAGTCCACCGTCACGCCGGTGGTCTGCTGCATCACCTCCCCCACATTGCTCATAGCCTGATCTTCAATGCGCTGGCGCGTCACCACCGAGATCGACTGCGGTGTCTCGCGGATGTCCTGCCCTTTGCCCAGGGACACATGCGAGGCGGCATACGAGCCGCTGCCCTCTGTGGCTTCGCGCTGAGCCTGGGCCGTCACCGTCACTTCTCCCAGCATGCCGGTCTGGCTGCTGTGGCGGCGCACGGTGATGGCCGCCCCGGCAGGGACAGCCTCCAGCCCGCTACCCGCCAGCGCCTTGGCCAGCGCCTCGTTCAAGGTCTGAACGCCTTGCAGCGCCGGCGCCGTGCGGCCTTCCACCAAGGCTGCGTCGACCGAAACCGACACCCCCCAGGTGCGGGCCAGTGCATTCAATGCCTGTCCCAGGGGCTGCGCAGGCACGCTCAGGCTGCGCGAAGTGGACATGACCATCTGGCTGCTGGCGGTCTGGGCATGAGCCGTCGGTAACACCGCCAGAGCTGACCATGCCAGACAGGCCATGGCACTGGCCAGAGCCACTGCGCGCAAACCGCCGCAATGCGAACCTGCAGCCATTCCCTCCTGTTGACCGGAAGGAAAATGAGAGTGATTTCTTTTCATAAAATGCATCCTGTGAATTGCTTGTCAAAGTGCTTTCACAGTGAAGACGCATGAAACGGCTTGTACCGGACAAAAATTTTCAACCGGCAAGTCCAGCCATCAGCGCCGGTGGATGACTGTTCTGCCATCGGGCAGCGACTGCGCTCGCACCGGCAGGGAGCGCGGCAGGCTGGCGATGAAGATGGCGGGCTCGCGCAGCTTGAAACTGCCGGTCAATCGCAGTGCTTGCACAGAGGCTGCATCGTCCAACACCATTGGCTGGGCCAGGTAGTCATTCCAGCGCGCCACGACCTCAGGCAGTGGCGTGTGGTCAAACACCAGCCAGCCTTCGCGCCAGGCGCCCACATCCGCCGTGTTCAGGGAGTAAGGGGCGAGTTGGCCGTCTGCATCCAGGCGCAAGCCCTGGCCTGCAGTCAGGAGTGCGTCGGGGGACTGATCGACCATGCTGTCCTGCTTCCACACTGCCACACGCCCCTGAGCGACGCTGACCTGCAGGCCGGCGGGCCGCAGCGCCACAGAGAAAACAGTGCCCATCACACGTATGCGGGCCAGGGCCGTGTGCACCTCGAGGGGACGCTCTGCGTCATGGGCTACGTTGAGCCGGATTTCGCCCTGCTGCAAATGAACCTCGCGACGCTGGCGGTACAGCAGCACCGATGCATCGGTGCCTGGTGCCAGATCAAGCTGGCTACCGTCGGGAAGATGGCGACTCAGTTGCTGGCCATGGCCCGTATGCAGCGCCATCTGATCCAGAGGCTGCAGCCAATGCCAGCGGCCGAGCATGCCGGCAAGGCCGGCCACCCCCAGCACGGACAGCGCACGACGCCGGGTCTGCTGCACACGCGCCGAATGAGTGGCGGGCAAGGGCATCTCGCC
This window of the Comamonas testosteroni genome carries:
- a CDS encoding PepSY-associated TM helix domain-containing protein; this encodes MSGKPASQPGLRQTMSWLHTWCGLVCGWLLCAIFLTGSISVFREPITLWMQGGPLEGSGQQPLSLDERLQALRLAEQHLSKTAPDAGIWRIGLPLQSGEGVQVFARSQGGKVQASLHARTGEALPEPATRDTEGGRHFMSFHYSLQGGIAGFWVVGLVSMCMMVALVSGVIVHRRIFQDFFTFRPGKGQRSWLDAHNASAVLTLPFLFMIVYTGLAHFYTSYMPWPLHSLYGQDRSAYSRYESELSARPKANTPSNAPAIAAVGLVSLVQQAQSLLTEPVVGVVVQRPEGAPATIRFTEGKPETAATRRLVNAARAVTFDAVSGQVLQPPANPLSRNLASDTYPVISALHLVTFGGWTMKWLYFVLGLIGTAMIATGSILFAVKRRAKSGNEWGVATHSMYLCIDALNVAALAGSALASLAYLYGNRLLPLVLDARSSWEIRVFFAVWTLSLLHALLRTTYKAWREQLCALALLCLGLPLLNVMTTGQHVGMYLAQGDGQRGGLELTCMALGLLVAWGAWQHEKSRRSKSVKQQRAGRGAVT
- a CDS encoding TonB-dependent siderophore receptor; this translates as MAAGSHCGGLRAVALASAMACLAWSALAVLPTAHAQTASSQMVMSTSRSLSVPAQPLGQALNALARTWGVSVSVDAALVEGRTAPALQGVQTLNEALAKALAGSGLEAVPAGAAITVRRHSSQTGMLGEVTVTAQAQREATEGSGSYAASHVSLGKGQDIRETPQSISVVTRQRIEDQAMSNVGEVMQQTTGVTVDYGGAGGLGGAATKFLSRGFEISNVQIDGASVDAFSQQLFDPNLAMYDSVQVVRGANGLFSGNGEPGGAINLVRKRPTAQKQILGSVGVGSWSRKQAELDVAGPLNEAGSLHGRAVLAHSDKNFFYSGADSQNSLLYGILEADVTSSTRVSLGASYDKLKATPWREGLPRAANGDDLKLSRKTALMAGWSHYDKSAKEVFAQLDQQLAGDWKLKAQVNYQKVDSDARLASLSGAVDPATGLGANWTGFSNDFRSEKKSLDVHASGPFSLFGRKHRLLLGADWSKVRDDQDTYYSEMDTPLSLTNVYEFDPGAIPPAVRERMTRSYPGYGATQKGFYGRANLSLTDQLTAIVGGRYASYSYDTPYINYNADGSVRASGREYYSESGIFTPYAGLVYDLGNQWTAYGSVTEIHKSQANMLAGPAPGAALDPIKGRSFELGMKGELADGKLNTALALYRIERKGQAVRDPRYPETDVGNLGLSCCYVAQGKIISQGVDMEVTGQLAQGWQLFAGYTYNHNRNKTDPSQLVYSSITPKHLFKLWSTYQLQGQLSPWTLGGGVTRQSATYVSGTANSYNPASGQYDGNAVPFRFTQAGYAVWGASVQYRINRNWSAALNVHNLFDKTYYKTVGTSGSGNWYGEPRSVLLTLRGAF
- a CDS encoding FecR family protein codes for the protein MSVDVSFGMPDRKRLEHALLLIARQHGASPEAAQAATEALARWRAREPANEQAAQAAMAAWEATQCSALQGEMPLPATHSARVQQTRRRALSVLGVAGLAGMLGRWHWLQPLDQMALHTGHGQQLSRHLPDGSQLDLAPGTDASVLLYRQRREVHLQQGEIRLNVAHDAERPLEVHTALARIRVMGTVFSVALRPAGLQVSVAQGRVAVWKQDSMVDQSPDALLTAGQGLRLDADGQLAPYSLNTADVGAWREGWLVFDHTPLPEVVARWNDYLAQPMVLDDAASVQALRLTGSFKLREPAIFIASLPRSLPVRAQSLPDGRTVIHRR